The segment GCTCGGCCTCGAACACCTCGACCGGCAGAAGACCGCTTCCCTCCTCGACGCCTTTCGAGCAGATGACGATCGGGGTATCGTCGATGAGATACGGGGCTATCGCCTGAGCCGTTTCGCGCATCAGGCTCGACGGCGTCACAATGACGACCGATTCGGCTTCGGCAAGCGCCTGCTTATGCGAAACGGTTGCGCGCACATTCTCGGAAAGTGCCACGTCGCTCAGATACCGGGGATTGACGTGCCGCTCGTTGATCGCATCGACCACCTCGTTCTTGCGCGCCCATACGACTACCTCGTGCCCGCTTGTTCCGAGCAGCTGAGCCAGAGCCGTTCCCCACGATCCCGCTCCGATAACCGCAACGCTCATGAAGCCTCCTTCGAAGCGGCATCCGCGCCGCCCACAAGCCGCTTTCCGAACGAACGGGAAACGGCGAACAAACCTTGTATCCGAACTCGAAGCGCAATGCCGCGAACTCTGCGCTTACGCCTTCTTCTTGCTTCCGATGCGGTTCTCGGTGCCCGAGAGCAACCGCTTGATGTTAGCCCGATGAGCCCACACTACGGTAAGCCCCGCAATCGAACAGAGCGCAACGGCGAGCCAATCGCCCCAGAAGAAGTACAGCGCGAAAAACGGACACGCGAGCGCTGCAGCGATCGAGCCGACCGAAACGTATCGCGTGACCAAAACGAGCACGATGAAGATGGCGAGCTCGAGGCAGGCGCCCACGACGCCGTACGTAACGAAGATGCACCCCACGGCGACCGCGATCCCCTTGCCGCCCTTGAACTTGAGCCATGGCGAAAAGATGTGGCCCCATGTGCAGCCGAGAAACGCGACAGCCAGCAGATCATCGTAGCTCAACAGCGATGAGCCGTCCACGGAAAGCCCGCCTCCGGGAACGAAATACCAGCACGCGATCATCGCGAGTACGCCCGAGAGCAGGCCTTTCCCGAAATCGAGCACGAATACCGCCGAACCGCCCACTTTACCCATAGTGCGCATGGCATTGGTGGTGCCGATGTTTCCGCTGCCGTGCTCGCGGATATCGGTATGGTAGAACACCTTCGAGATGATGAGCCCGAAGGGAATTGACCCCAGCAAAAACGCCACCGCGAACAATCCGACGGCTACGGCGGCGAAATAGGCGACCCCTTCCATGTATCCTTTAATCCTTCCGCTTGAATTTGAGCTTGATGGGCGTCCCCGTCAGATCGAAGCTGTCGCGCAGACGGTTTTCAAGGTACCGCTCGTAGTTGTCGTCGACGATTTCGGGGTGGTTGGCGAAGAACGTGAACTGCGGTGGCTTGACTGCGGTCTGCGTCACGTATTTGATCTTGAGGATCTTCTTCCCCTGACTGATGGTATGGCCGAAATCCCTGATGCCTTGCAGCCACGTGTTGAGCTTGCTCGTAGAGATCCCCTGGCTGAAATTGGCGTATGCGGTGTCGACGGCATCCCAGATGCGGTTCACGCGCTTGCCGGTTATGGCCTGGATCGAGATGACGGGAGCGTAGCCCACAAACGTCATACGGTCGGCGATCTTCTCGCGTATCTCGGCTTTGGCATCGGGTCCGTCGATGAGGTCCCACTTGTTCAGCACGATCACCATGGCGCACCCGCGCTCGGCGGCAAAGCCCGCAACGCGCTGATCCTGATCAGTCAACCCGATCGAGGCGTCGATGACGAGCAGCGCCACGTCGGCGCGGTCGATGGCCCGCATTGCACGCACGAACCCGTAGTATTCGACATCTTCGTCGATTTGGCTTTTACGGCGAAGCCCCGCCGTGTCGACGATCGTATAGAAGCGGCCCTCGTGTTCGATCGTGGTATCGACAGCATCGCGCGTCGTGCCCGCGACATCCGACACGATAGACCGGTCGTTTTCGATCAGGCAATTCGCAAGCGAGCTCTTGCCCGCGTTCGGGCGGCCGATGATGGCTACGTTGATCGTCTGCTCAGGCTCGTCCTCATCCTGTTCGGGCAGCTGTTTAAGCTCGTCGACCAGCGCGTCGAGCAGATCTCCCGTACCGTTTCCGTGCATTGACGAGAGGGGCCAGGGATCCCCGAGGCCGAGCTGGTAGAACTCCCACATCTCGTCGACGCTGTTCGGCGTGTCCATCTTATTGACGGCGAGCATGATCGGCTTATCGGATTTGCGCAGGATGCGCGCGACTTCCTCGTCGTCGGCGTTGATGCCGGTCTTCCCGTCGACGAGGAACACGATCACGTCGGCCTCACGCGTGGCCGCAAACGCCTGGGCGCGAATCGAGCCCTGGAAGGCGTCTTCGGTTCCCATCTCGATGCCGCCGGTGTCCACGAGCGTGAAATGCACGCCGTTCCAATCAGCCTCGTGATACGACCGGTCGCGCGTCACGCCGCGCATCTCGTGCACGATGGCCTCATCTGCTTCGGCGATACGGTTGACGAAGGTGGATTTGCCCACGTTGGGCCTGCCCACCACTGCTACTATCGGTAATGCCATGCCTGATACCTTATTCTCTTCGATTCCCAGCTTCGGATGAAGCGGTTTCGGGCGATGCGAGGGCTGCTGCGGATTCTATGCGCTCGGCGATCTGCCCGAAATACTCGGATGCATTACAGGATACCACGCCAAGCGGAACGCTTACCTCGTTTTGCAGTTTCCCCAAATCCCAATCGTCGAGCGTCATGTTGTCGACGTTGAACATCACCGCGGGCAGCGCCACGAAGTCCAAATCCGCCAGAGGTCCGATCTCGCGCACGATGTCGGATGCCGTGAGAAGCCCCGTCACATCGACGTTGCCGCCGAAGTACTCGTTTTTTACCGGCAGCACCCTGAATCGCTCACGAAGCGGACCGCGCTCGATAAGCGGGATGAGGAACTCGCGCTGCGCGTAGCCGACCGCGTAGCCCACCTGCGCATCGTGCTGCTCGAGCACCGACGCAAGGCGCGCCTCTTCTTCCGCGCTCGCCTCCCAGTCGTCCACAAACGAGCGGATGATGCCGATGCCGTCTTCGAACATCTCAAAGGCTCCGTAGTGCGATGCGGGAGGCAGATGGTCGAGCAGGTCGTTTGGGTAGGCGTTTCGGTAGAACTCGTC is part of the Raoultibacter phocaeensis genome and harbors:
- the plsY gene encoding glycerol-3-phosphate 1-O-acyltransferase PlsY, with product MEGVAYFAAVAVGLFAVAFLLGSIPFGLIISKVFYHTDIREHGSGNIGTTNAMRTMGKVGGSAVFVLDFGKGLLSGVLAMIACWYFVPGGGLSVDGSSLLSYDDLLAVAFLGCTWGHIFSPWLKFKGGKGIAVAVGCIFVTYGVVGACLELAIFIVLVLVTRYVSVGSIAAALACPFFALYFFWGDWLAVALCSIAGLTVVWAHRANIKRLLSGTENRIGSKKKA
- the der gene encoding ribosome biogenesis GTPase Der is translated as MALPIVAVVGRPNVGKSTFVNRIAEADEAIVHEMRGVTRDRSYHEADWNGVHFTLVDTGGIEMGTEDAFQGSIRAQAFAATREADVIVFLVDGKTGINADDEEVARILRKSDKPIMLAVNKMDTPNSVDEMWEFYQLGLGDPWPLSSMHGNGTGDLLDALVDELKQLPEQDEDEPEQTINVAIIGRPNAGKSSLANCLIENDRSIVSDVAGTTRDAVDTTIEHEGRFYTIVDTAGLRRKSQIDEDVEYYGFVRAMRAIDRADVALLVIDASIGLTDQDQRVAGFAAERGCAMVIVLNKWDLIDGPDAKAEIREKIADRMTFVGYAPVISIQAITGKRVNRIWDAVDTAYANFSQGISTSKLNTWLQGIRDFGHTISQGKKILKIKYVTQTAVKPPQFTFFANHPEIVDDNYERYLENRLRDSFDLTGTPIKLKFKRKD